One window from the genome of Faecalibacterium sp. HTF-F encodes:
- a CDS encoding iron transporter produces MKRVFSCVVAASLALSLLAGCGASSTASSAASGAASSEAASSVASSAVETAALPDGVYTADFDTDSSMFHANEACNGKGTLTVENGQMTFHVSLASTHIVNLYLGKAADAAANASDWLQPTTDTVTYSDGTSEEVYGFDIPVSAVDADFDLAILGTKGKWYDHVVSVRNAVQQAGTAAPADGTYTCEVTLEGGSGRATVESPAALTVADGKMTAAIVWSSPNYDYMLVDGEKYLPTNTEGNSTFEIPVAALDTALDVTADTVAMSTPHEIEYTLTFDSASLK; encoded by the coding sequence ATGAAACGCGTTTTTTCCTGTGTTGTCGCTGCTTCTCTGGCACTGAGTCTGCTGGCGGGCTGCGGCGCTTCTTCCACGGCATCTTCTGCGGCGTCCGGCGCTGCCAGCTCGGAGGCTGCTTCTTCCGTGGCTTCTTCTGCCGTTGAGACCGCCGCTTTGCCGGATGGTGTGTATACCGCCGACTTTGACACCGACAGCTCCATGTTCCATGCCAACGAAGCCTGCAATGGCAAGGGCACCCTGACCGTGGAGAATGGCCAGATGACCTTCCACGTCAGTCTGGCGTCCACCCACATCGTCAACCTGTATCTGGGCAAGGCTGCGGACGCCGCAGCCAACGCGTCCGACTGGCTGCAGCCCACCACCGACACCGTCACCTACTCCGACGGCACCTCGGAGGAGGTGTACGGCTTTGATATCCCGGTCTCTGCTGTGGATGCCGACTTTGATCTGGCCATTCTGGGCACCAAGGGCAAGTGGTACGATCATGTCGTCAGCGTGCGCAATGCGGTCCAACAGGCTGGCACCGCAGCTCCCGCCGACGGCACCTACACCTGTGAGGTGACGCTGGAAGGCGGCTCCGGCCGTGCCACCGTGGAGAGCCCCGCCGCCCTGACCGTGGCAGACGGCAAAATGACCGCTGCCATCGTGTGGAGCAGCCCCAACTATGACTATATGCTCGTGGACGGCGAGAAGTATCTGCCCACCAACACTGAGGGCAATTCCACCTTTGAGATCCCCGTTGCCGCGCTGGACACGGCACTGGACGTCACCGCCGACACCGTGGCCATGAGCACCCCCCACGAGATCGAGTACACGCTGACCTTTGATTCTGCAAGCTTGAAGTGA
- a CDS encoding ABC transporter substrate-binding protein, producing the protein MKITRNQFLKLIPAAALTLTGCGSKAQPANTESLVFSHHYQLDYAQQFTADCYEGGYTMLTIAESDARFLVVPEDAAEVDGLPADVTVLRQPVENIYLVSTSVMDLLLHLDALDSVAFSGTKAEGWYLPAVQQAMEEEKIAYAGKYSAPDYEQILAAGCRLAIENTMILHTPEVKEQLEHFGIPVLVERSSYESDPLARMEWIKLYGILLGREEQAEQVFSAQETAVQPILSQKPTGKSCAFFSLTTNNLATVRKGSDYVARMIEMAGGSYVFADLTDNGNSLATMNLPLEDFYAGAKDADVLIYNSAIEGMIASVSQLTERFPLLNEFKAVKEGQVWCTAQSLFQQSMELADLIVDMNRVFTEGTPAAGTLKFLTHVD; encoded by the coding sequence ATGAAAATCACTCGCAACCAATTTCTGAAACTGATCCCCGCTGCGGCGCTGACGCTGACCGGCTGCGGCAGCAAGGCTCAGCCTGCCAATACGGAAAGTCTTGTTTTCTCCCATCATTACCAGCTGGACTATGCACAGCAGTTCACGGCGGATTGCTATGAGGGCGGCTATACCATGCTGACCATTGCGGAGTCGGATGCACGGTTCCTTGTTGTGCCGGAAGATGCTGCGGAGGTGGACGGTCTGCCCGCTGATGTGACTGTGCTGCGCCAGCCGGTGGAGAATATTTATCTGGTCTCCACCTCGGTGATGGATCTGCTTTTGCATCTGGATGCACTGGACAGCGTGGCCTTTTCCGGCACCAAGGCCGAGGGTTGGTATCTGCCCGCGGTGCAGCAGGCCATGGAAGAGGAAAAAATCGCGTATGCAGGCAAGTACAGCGCCCCGGATTACGAGCAGATCCTGGCGGCGGGCTGCCGCCTTGCCATTGAGAATACCATGATCCTGCATACGCCGGAGGTAAAGGAACAGCTGGAACACTTTGGCATCCCGGTGCTGGTGGAGCGTTCCAGCTACGAGAGCGACCCGCTGGCCCGCATGGAGTGGATCAAGCTTTACGGCATCCTGCTGGGCAGGGAAGAACAGGCCGAGCAGGTGTTTTCCGCGCAGGAGACAGCCGTTCAGCCCATCCTCTCGCAAAAACCCACGGGAAAAAGCTGTGCCTTCTTCTCGCTGACCACCAACAACCTTGCCACTGTGCGCAAAGGCAGTGACTATGTGGCCCGCATGATCGAAATGGCGGGCGGCAGCTATGTCTTTGCGGACCTGACGGACAATGGCAACAGCCTTGCTACCATGAACCTGCCGCTTGAGGACTTCTATGCAGGCGCAAAGGATGCCGACGTGCTCATCTACAACAGCGCCATCGAGGGCATGATCGCATCGGTGAGCCAGCTGACCGAGCGTTTCCCGCTGCTGAACGAGTTCAAAGCGGTGAAGGAAGGGCAGGTGTGGTGCACCGCCCAGAGCCTGTTCCAGCAGAGCATGGAGCTGGCAGACCTGATCGTAGATATGAACCGGGTGTTCACCGAGGGTACACCTGCCGCCGGTACCCTGAAATTCCTCACCCATGTGGATTAA
- the cbiD gene encoding cobalt-precorrin-5B (C(1))-methyltransferase CbiD, with protein sequence MILLDEPTSFLDIKGKIELLTILGTLAHTQKLAVILSLHELELAEKIADTVVCVSPGGVSGVLTPEQAFQPENICALYGLTEQQYTALFGTPEPEAEKAPAGKPQFEHYVRSGQKLLRCGYTTGTCAALGAAGAARLLLTGREPETVALRTPKGIVVEVAPLWCRRTDTGAACAIRKDGGDDVDVTTGLPVIASVVLEPDAPGVRIFGGEGVGRVTKPGLDQPVGEAAINHVPRRMIAEALEREAENAAYTGGFAVTISIEGGAETAKRTFNPHIGVEGGLSVLGTSGIVEPMSQQAILDTIQLEMNQAALRAKAAAGPRRLVLAPGNYGLDYLASALPQFERFPVVKTSNFIGDTLDMAATAGFEQVLLVGHVGKLCKLAAGVMNTHSHTADGRAEVFCAHAALCGARREVCAALMDAATTDACLDILDGAQLRGPVLESILAAIQMHLDRRVGGAFRVGAVLFSNQHGPLGETCIAKELMKEWQN encoded by the coding sequence GTGATCCTGCTGGACGAACCGACCTCTTTTCTGGATATCAAGGGCAAAATTGAACTGCTCACCATCCTCGGAACGCTTGCACACACCCAAAAGCTGGCGGTGATCCTGAGCCTGCACGAGCTGGAGCTGGCCGAAAAAATAGCGGACACGGTGGTGTGCGTTTCGCCCGGCGGTGTTTCCGGCGTGCTGACCCCGGAACAGGCGTTTCAGCCGGAGAACATCTGCGCTTTGTACGGCCTGACCGAACAGCAGTACACGGCTCTGTTCGGCACACCGGAGCCGGAAGCCGAAAAGGCACCTGCCGGAAAGCCGCAGTTTGAGCATTACGTCCGCAGCGGCCAGAAGCTGCTGCGCTGCGGCTACACCACCGGCACCTGTGCCGCGCTGGGGGCTGCCGGGGCGGCGCGTCTGCTGCTGACCGGCCGCGAACCGGAAACGGTGGCCCTGCGCACGCCCAAGGGCATCGTGGTGGAGGTGGCTCCCCTCTGGTGCCGCAGAACGGACACAGGTGCCGCATGTGCCATCCGCAAGGACGGCGGCGACGATGTGGATGTGACCACGGGCCTGCCGGTGATTGCATCGGTGGTGCTGGAACCGGATGCCCCCGGCGTGCGCATCTTTGGCGGCGAGGGGGTGGGCCGGGTGACGAAGCCCGGCCTTGACCAGCCCGTAGGGGAAGCTGCCATCAACCATGTGCCGCGCCGGATGATCGCCGAGGCACTGGAACGGGAAGCTGAAAATGCTGCCTACACCGGCGGCTTTGCAGTGACCATTTCCATCGAGGGCGGTGCCGAGACCGCAAAGCGCACCTTCAACCCGCACATCGGGGTGGAGGGCGGGCTTTCCGTGCTGGGAACCAGCGGCATCGTGGAGCCCATGAGCCAGCAGGCGATTCTGGATACCATCCAGCTGGAAATGAATCAGGCTGCGCTGCGGGCCAAAGCCGCCGCCGGGCCCCGGCGGCTGGTGCTGGCCCCCGGCAACTACGGGCTGGACTATCTGGCCTCCGCTCTGCCGCAGTTTGAGCGGTTCCCGGTGGTCAAGACCTCCAACTTCATCGGGGATACGCTGGATATGGCGGCAACGGCAGGATTTGAACAGGTGCTTCTGGTGGGACACGTGGGCAAGCTCTGCAAGCTGGCGGCAGGGGTCATGAACACCCACTCCCACACGGCAGATGGCCGTGCCGAGGTGTTCTGTGCCCATGCGGCGCTGTGCGGGGCCCGGCGCGAAGTGTGCGCTGCCCTGATGGATGCCGCCACCACGGATGCCTGTCTTGACATTCTGGACGGCGCACAGCTGCGCGGCCCGGTACTGGAAAGCATCCTTGCGGCCATCCAGATGCATCTGGACCGACGGGTAGGCGGGGCATTCCGGGTGGGCGCGGTGCTCTTTTCCAACCAGCACGGCCCGCTGGGCGAGACCTGTATTGCAAAGGAGCTGATGAAGGAATGGCAGAACTGA
- a CDS encoding FecCD family ABC transporter permease: MTRTRRLAAAYIALAAAVAVLFALNLFWGSVSLAPGAVLTALLGKGGDALAGNIILQLRLPRAVMAALLGAALSAAGYLLQTFFANPIAGPFVMGVSSGAKLAVALTMVVFLDRGMLTSSATMIVAAFAGAMAAMAFVLAVARRVQRMSILVICGVMIGYICSAVTDIVVAFAQDSNIVNLHNWSQGSFSGMTWANVQAAALVTLPVLAAAFLLSKPMAAYQMGEEYARSVGVNVRLFSAVLVLLSSLLAACVTAFAGPISFVGIAVPHLVKQLLGSAKPLHVLPGCCLGGAAFCLFCDLLARSLFAPTELSISSVTAVFGAPVVIWLLVRRSQEGAR; this comes from the coding sequence ATGACCCGTACCAGACGCCTTGCAGCCGCCTATATTGCCCTTGCGGCAGCCGTGGCGGTGCTTTTTGCGCTGAACCTGTTCTGGGGCAGCGTATCCCTTGCACCGGGTGCGGTGCTGACGGCGCTGCTGGGCAAGGGCGGCGATGCGCTTGCGGGGAACATCATCCTGCAGCTGCGCCTGCCCCGCGCGGTCATGGCGGCGCTGCTGGGGGCAGCCCTCAGTGCAGCGGGATACCTTCTGCAGACCTTTTTTGCAAACCCCATTGCCGGGCCCTTTGTCATGGGCGTTTCCAGCGGCGCAAAGCTGGCGGTGGCCCTGACCATGGTGGTGTTTCTGGACCGCGGGATGCTGACCAGCTCGGCCACCATGATTGTGGCTGCCTTTGCGGGTGCCATGGCGGCCATGGCCTTTGTGCTGGCGGTGGCCCGGCGGGTGCAGCGCATGAGCATTCTGGTCATCTGCGGTGTAATGATCGGCTACATCTGTTCCGCTGTCACCGATATCGTGGTGGCCTTTGCACAGGACTCCAACATCGTCAACCTGCACAACTGGTCGCAGGGCAGCTTTTCCGGCATGACATGGGCCAACGTGCAGGCGGCGGCGCTGGTGACGCTGCCTGTGCTGGCGGCTGCCTTTCTGCTCTCCAAACCCATGGCGGCCTACCAGATGGGCGAGGAGTACGCCCGCAGTGTTGGCGTGAACGTCAGGCTCTTCTCGGCGGTGCTGGTGCTGCTTTCCAGTCTGCTGGCCGCCTGTGTCACTGCCTTTGCAGGGCCGATCTCCTTTGTGGGCATCGCGGTGCCGCACCTTGTAAAGCAGCTGCTGGGCAGCGCAAAGCCGCTGCATGTGCTGCCCGGGTGCTGTCTGGGCGGTGCGGCTTTCTGCCTGTTCTGCGACCTGCTGGCCCGCAGTCTGTTTGCGCCCACGGAGCTGTCCATCAGCTCGGTCACGGCCGTGTTCGGCGCACCGGTGGTCATCTGGCTGCTGGTGCGGCGCAGTCAGGAGGGGGCACGATGA
- the cobM gene encoding precorrin-4 C(11)-methyltransferase — protein MIHFVGAGPGAPDLITRRGAALLQAADCIIYAGSLVNPALLGLAREDCAVYNSAEMTLEQVLAVMRQMEAAGRTTVRLHTGDPCLYGAIREQMDVLDAEGIRYDDTPGVSSFCGAAAALNAEYTLPTVSQTVIITRMEGRTPVPEKEKLAGLAAHGATMVIFLSIGLVEKVQQALLAGGAYTPDTPAAVVYKATWPEERTVRCTVGTLAESVHAAGITKTALIVVGDFLGRNYERSKLYDPAFTTEFRRGTDQ, from the coding sequence ATGATACATTTTGTAGGCGCAGGCCCCGGTGCTCCGGACCTGATCACCCGGCGCGGTGCGGCCCTTCTGCAGGCAGCCGACTGCATCATCTATGCGGGCAGTCTGGTCAACCCGGCGCTGCTGGGCCTTGCCAGAGAGGACTGTGCGGTTTACAACAGCGCCGAAATGACGCTGGAACAGGTGCTGGCAGTAATGCGGCAGATGGAAGCCGCAGGCCGCACCACCGTGCGCCTGCACACCGGCGACCCCTGCCTGTACGGAGCCATCCGGGAGCAGATGGATGTGCTGGACGCCGAGGGCATCCGCTACGATGATACCCCCGGTGTGTCCAGCTTCTGCGGCGCGGCAGCGGCGCTGAACGCCGAGTACACCCTGCCCACCGTGAGCCAGACCGTCATCATCACCCGCATGGAGGGCCGCACCCCGGTGCCGGAAAAGGAAAAGCTGGCAGGCCTTGCCGCCCATGGGGCGACCATGGTGATCTTTTTGTCCATCGGCCTTGTGGAAAAGGTGCAGCAGGCACTTCTGGCGGGCGGAGCCTACACGCCGGATACCCCGGCAGCAGTGGTGTACAAGGCTACATGGCCGGAAGAAAGGACCGTCCGCTGCACTGTGGGCACGCTGGCGGAAAGCGTTCATGCAGCGGGCATCACCAAAACGGCGCTCATCGTGGTGGGTGACTTTTTGGGCCGGAACTACGAGCGCAGCAAGCTGTACGACCCGGCCTTTACCACCGAGTTCCGCAGGGGGACAGACCAGTGA
- the cobI gene encoding precorrin-2 C(20)-methyltransferase, whose protein sequence is MAELKGTFYGVSVGPGDPELLTLQAVRLIRKCPVLAAPQTSSGQMLALDIACSALGEALDGKTIVPLHFAMSRDPAVLAASHKEAVQAVRPYLDAGQDTAMLNLGDVSIYATFGYLQRLLEAEGYPTAMAAGVPSFCAAAARLNVPLTGGMDAPLTIAPGSWAGRVLETPGTKVLMKTGRQLPALLAALEQAGRLENSALVCNCGLPDEQVCPDLSLGQPQVQPGYFTTVLVKE, encoded by the coding sequence ATGGCAGAACTGAAAGGCACCTTTTACGGCGTCAGCGTAGGCCCCGGCGACCCGGAGCTGCTGACCCTGCAGGCGGTGCGGCTGATCCGGAAATGCCCGGTACTGGCTGCGCCGCAGACTTCTTCCGGCCAGATGCTGGCGCTGGACATCGCCTGCAGTGCGCTGGGAGAAGCGCTGGACGGCAAGACCATCGTCCCGCTGCACTTTGCCATGAGCCGTGACCCGGCCGTGTTGGCGGCTTCCCACAAAGAGGCGGTGCAGGCGGTGCGGCCTTATCTGGATGCCGGGCAGGACACTGCCATGCTGAACCTTGGGGACGTTTCCATCTATGCCACCTTTGGCTATCTGCAGCGCCTTCTGGAAGCAGAGGGCTATCCCACCGCCATGGCGGCGGGGGTGCCAAGCTTCTGTGCGGCGGCGGCGCGGCTGAATGTGCCGCTGACCGGCGGCATGGATGCACCGCTCACCATTGCGCCGGGCAGCTGGGCGGGCCGCGTGCTGGAAACGCCCGGCACCAAAGTATTGATGAAGACCGGCAGGCAGCTGCCCGCTTTGCTGGCTGCGCTGGAACAGGCTGGCAGGCTTGAAAACAGCGCCCTTGTGTGCAACTGCGGCCTGCCGGATGAACAGGTCTGCCCGGACCTTTCCCTCGGACAGCCGCAGGTCCAGCCGGGCTATTTTACCACCGTTCTGGTAAAGGAGTGA